Proteins encoded within one genomic window of Anopheles gambiae chromosome 3, idAnoGambNW_F1_1, whole genome shotgun sequence:
- the LOC1271114 gene encoding carbonic anhydrase 1 yields the protein MSQTSIPAEADEQRSSSAISLQNEALVWSLAPTEAYQPAPIDIAVCRAVELELEPLRWNNYELLPASVKLTNTGETVILSARWDSEQCPSLEGGPLEGRYLFSQLHFHWGLSALDGSEHTIDGYRLPLELHVIHFAERFGDQDTAQASPGGVLCLVYFFNLKSNPNRFVEPVVEALERILLPESYTKLEPFPLIDLFHAFTDEYFLYWGCTRNGPQVTPLLWLLSRTQEPLDFRQLKQFNRLLDRRMRPRCSLQPSDTARPSKGRHLFHVNPRTPMSVSTLRIEPPEKFAQTRWLVDRQPIDWSSPDACRQYVRLVREELAKKKQPPVEEDEKQCLEAGSNRSSEY from the coding sequence ATGTCGCAAACATCAATCCCAGCCGAAGCGGATGAACAACGCTCCAGCTCAGCCATTTCGCTCCAGAACGAAGCCCTCGTATGGTCACTGGCACCGACCGAAGCGTACCAACCCGCACCCATCGACATTGCCGTGTGCCGTGCGGTAGAACTCGAACTGGAGCCACTCCGGTGGAACAACTACGAATTGCTTCCGGCTAGCGTGAAGCTAACCAACACCGGCGAAACTGTCATTCTGAGTGCCCGTTGGGATAGTGAGCAATGTCCTTCACTGGAGGGTGGCCCACTGGAAGGGCGCTATCTTTTCTCGCAGCTTCATTTCCACTGGGGCCTAAGTGCGCTGGACGGTAGCGAGCATACCATCGATGGCTATCGGTTACCGCTCGAGCTGCACGTGATCCATTTTGCCGAACGGTTCGGTGACCAGGACACGGCCCAGGCCAGTCCGGGCGGTGTGCTGTGTTTGGTGTACTTCTTCAATTTGAAATCTAATCCAAATCGATTTGTTGAACCCGTCGTCGAAGCGTTGGAACGTATTCTGCTGCCCGAATCGTACACGAAGCTCGAACCATTCCCACTGATTGACCTGTTCCACGCGTTCACGGACGAATACTTCCTTTATTGGGGCTGCACACGGAACGGACCGCAGGTAACGCCGCTGCTGTGGCTACTGTCACGCACCCAAGAGCCACTTGACTTTCGGCAGCTGAAACAGTTCAATCGCTTGCTCGATCGTCGCATGCGGCCCCGCTGCAGCCTGCAGCCGTCGGATACGGCCCGCCCGTCGAAGGGAAGACATCTGTTCCACGTGAACCCGCGCACACCAATGTCGGTCAGCACGCTCCGGATAGAGCCGCCGGAAAAGTTTGCCCAAACGCGGTGGCTTGTGGACCGGCAGCCGATTGATTGGAGCTCGCCGGACGCATGCCGCCAGTATGTACGACTGGTACGTGAGGAGTTGGCAAAGAAAAAGCAACCCCCGGTCGAGGAGGACGAAAAGCAGTGTCtggaagctgggtcgaacaggAGCAGTGAGTATTAG
- the LOC1271115 gene encoding CDK5 and ABL1 enzyme substrate 1 — translation MASSMNSRNRIRRRLAAISFLSNISLDGTHRDTKLGPLHGGGLGGGGGGGGAGTSLAGGRAVPTAVGGCHTSAALALNNNDLDGGGGVGGVNEEPGDDGLDGPGMGPGTVAGVSGPAQRARARTGTFSKSPERYAGKRIDSEGNMVVSNGSSAKGTPLKDRENWNPNDGRLNHTADKRSRANSATQRPTGAKRSLLMNTSAGAIVTGGNGTTGCGGGSDDPNHRPVGWHTNSSTESLIQGRPTKTVVINDQQQLPHGGGAGAGGVGAYQREVRYYNQMDLRRHPGGFQEDRIVLLAKKAPCHIFSVLPYCKGKASRSELRRERRRHPSGARPLSSINDAPFDAFRLLGIERGGEVGQEVSYGYLLIPSRAYHREKKHASAEKSNKSAFEITNFASLENHAAARYYDTLNRNSAASPSQGGGGVAVASTGTGAGSGPSSGLLDISKEYEDGFASITGIQYSANILDDPELIAGKHRTLLTFTSYVTSVIDYVRPSELKKELNDQFRERFPQIQLTLSKLRSIKREMKRINKLDNRIDFLTISQAYVYFEKLILSKLVNKENRKLCAGACLLLSAKLNDIKGEALKSLIEKTESVFRLNRKELIASEFAVLVALEFSLHVSTQEIHPHYQRLIYES, via the exons ATGGCTAGTTCTATGAACAGCAGGAACCGCATTCGTCGTCGACTGGCTGCGATATCCTTTCTGTCCAACATCTCGCTGGACGGTACCCACCGGGACACGAAACTCGGCCCGCTGCACGGAGGCGGACTGGGAGGAGGaggcggaggaggaggtgcTGGCACTTCACTGGCAGGAGGCAGAGCGGTACCAACGGCGGTCGGCGGTTGCCATACCAGTGCGGCACTAGCGCTGAACAACAATGATCTGGACGGGGGCGGCGGCGTCGGCGGCGTCAACGAGGAGCCGGGCGACGACGGGCTCGATGGGCCCGGGATGGGCCCGGGTACTGTGGCCGGCGTGAGCGGACCGGCGcagcgggcacgggccagaaCCGGAACGTTTAGCAAAAGCCCCGAACGGTACGCCGGCAAGCGGATCGACAGCGAGGGCAACATGGTGGTGAGCAACGGGTCCTCCGCCAAGGGGACGCCGCTCAAGGATCG TGAAAATTGGAATCCAAACGATGGCCGGCTGAATCACACCGCGGACAAGCGATCGCGGGCCAACTCCGCTACGCAGCGGCCGACGGGCGCCAAGCGATCGCTGCTGATGAACACGAGTGCGGGCGCAATCGTGACCGGCGGAAACGGCACAAccggttgtggtggtggatcGGACGATCCCAACCACCGTCCCGTCGGCTGGCACACGAACAGCAGCACGGAAAGCTTGATCCAGGGCCGGCCGACCAAAACCGTCGTCATtaacgaccagcagcagctgccgcacggtggtggtgctggcgcCGGTGGCGTTGGTGCGTATCAGCGCGAGGTGCGCTACTACAACCAAATGGATCTGCGGCGCCACCCGGGCGGCTTTCAGGAGGACCGGATCGTACTGCTGGCAAAGAAGGCACCGTGCCACATCTTCTCGGTCCTGCCGTACTGCAAGGGCAAAGCGTCCCGCTCGGAGCTGCGCCGTGAGCGCCGGCGCCATCCTTCCGGGGCGCGCCCACTATCCTCCATCAACGATGCACCGTTCGATGCGTTCCGGCTGCTCGGGATCGAGCGGGGCGGCGAGGTCGGGCAGGAGGTATCGTACGGGTATCTGCTGATCCCGTCGCGGGCCTACCACCGGGAGAAGAAGCACGCCAGCGCGGAAAAGTCGAACAAAAGTGCGTTCGAGATCACGAACTTTGCGTCGCTGGAGAATCATGCCGCGGCGCGGTACTATGACACGCTGAACCGGAACAGCGCGGCCAGCCCTTCGcagggcggtggtggtgttgctgtcGCCTCGACCGGTACTGGGGCGGGCAGTGGTCCGTCCTCCGGGCTGCTGGACATCTCGAAGGAGTACGAGGATGGCTTCGCATCCATTACGGGG ATCCAGTACTCGGCCAACATACTGGACGATCCGGAGCTGATCGCGGGCAAGCATCGGACGCTGCTGACGTTCACCTCGTACGTCACGTCCGTCATCGATTACGTGCGCCCGTCCGAGCTGAAGAAGGAGCTGAACGATCAGTTCCGCGAGCGGTTCCCACAGATACAGCTGACGCTCAGCAAACTCCGCAG CATTAAACGCGAGATGAAGCGCATCAACAAGCTGGACAACCGTATCGACTTCCTGACCATCTCGCAGGCGTACGTGTACTTCGAGAAGCTGATCCTATCGAAGCTGGTGAACAAGGAAAATCGGAAACTGTGCGCCGGCGCCTGTCTGCTGCTGAGCGCGAAGCTGAACGACATCAAGGGAGAGGCGCTGAAGAGTTTGATTGAG AAAACGGAGAGCGTGTTTCGTCTGAACCGCAAGGAGCTGATCGCGTCGGAGTTTGCCGTGCTCGTCGCGCTCGAGTTCAGCCTGCACGTGTCGACGCAGGAGATCCATCCGCACTACCAGCGCCTGATCTACGAGTCCTAG